A stretch of the Hippocampus zosterae strain Florida chromosome 18, ASM2543408v3, whole genome shotgun sequence genome encodes the following:
- the prrc2b gene encoding protein PRRC2B isoform X2, translated as MSDRLGQITKSKDGKSKYSSLSLFDKYKGKSIETQKNSVPRHGLQSLGKVAAARRMPPPAHLPSLKSENKGNDPNVIIVPKDGTGWANKPEQPDQKSSVASIPQLPESQLQPASQKSVSNLQKPPPVANPENTNTGGPKQWAQLNGKAVEQDGSRALNRLQPFSHEEFPTLKAAGEQDKAGKERSGYDPSYGPGPSLRPQNVTSWREGGGRNLQPSSLTLGSPVEPEGKNTAPGETGTPPAASHPSSATSAASSSVGVAAAAAAQPPSADPKEPSLRPAQPLRRTAVPSALQHQLHHTSNAVYHDMLPAFMCSKETRENSGADHVSATVAAAARFDSKSTFRQTYAKPELLNGDIRRENRFVRGPQRLSSQPIRRPGDRPQRPAIINPEDLKDLDDLDNDCEDGWAGLHEEVDYSEKLKFSDDEDEHSASDKNKMWAEWDRENRRDCPSSLSSSDGPEENYSYQHQEAQRKTNSRSLSVDPQSQQKNHGEPALDPEDHQRQSQLPARAKFVSPELSEAVERARRRREEEERRAREERLAACAEKLKKLDEKFGKTERQATRTEDGHKDGEGKEMPLSPNRDANKAHHDSCVYNAKDECSSDNSPSPSFREELIFPAYRSCEDDVQEPSSPSGDYSGRHAAKPVPPRFQKPPLQQQQQQEQVYKIQHWQQSSHQGSSGSSHTQRGYYPPHVLGFDPRWMMMPPFMDPRVGQGRSPVDYYPSTIHSSGMMKPLIQQDRLTSPSSDEGHPNLHQERRTPSTEPYPVWSQDGYPMRSFTPPYQRQHENQDSSLLDDRSDRASSQQDTYEDRSSEGLTHPQDDLQHHSFQSRASDRDHHDQGLLTSAQIHTQYHAENKYPKQDSKDRHLKDGDSHDESFDGSKDNWKRDGGSDSSIGTSQPLETTGRTLIRRTGPIKKPVLKALKVEDKENEKPKPEPEEKAVPYRLEKEVLTNVYDLKKDSQSVSNRSSGSPVVEKQPEERQRQSPGPAKEERPPLIHHSDDSPRKSVWDTNEFQPPRDVLENAEPQAPRRNNWIFIDEEQAFGAVRGSGRGRSRGFRDFNSRGGGRSVRGGDNVRSGYNNGVAHALRAGRGRAQPRELKLEEFQRGKPRRRNVSETLSETSEYEELPKRRRQKGSENGEVYADSGESRKADRESWRSNKVYAEDQVAADGKEKTKASRGFGGRMLPPRLNTGNYTRGYGGSRETSTWRGRGPQFGSGGGSMQENGYGPGADAAFSRKLPAERESLKYPTKFPASFLENGSEDREGEYYFDPDNPDRPVLRRRRPPRQDKPPRFRRLQQEREPGSNQWTSDEYINGDLTSPWPGRPKGSGEDKWPNGPYAGGRGGQHAPTEEWDTGSDNSDFSDWRGKRVAAGGGTPTQAHADVLSDACHGEAGAIEKRELSKRSFSSQRPLIERQNRKGEPSALETSKMARAPDNPQSAPSNRNDAWQNGGTSCKSRNPDESGPAYGTDQSDGRELNESSGKNFDKSGPIKPDIVEPLSQYELSAYPIEEDAGGPVSNPDTYHDALSKKQRRPQADDRRRKDQGVTVPVKNRSVASKIPPRFAKKQGAMSIEQPEETLSSSNLGTEIWETNSSALSVQSSGGDSWTKQVSYTGSEPNSEDSDAGPEQSKEQHKPGPIGNERSLKHRKGPEAVDRLEGGPINPVNGVDLHVDAVLPVPPIEFGVSAKDSDFSLPPGSSPVPVSNPVNKLQDPLAANTIPMLRSNHLQPGINLNPLSFPSTDLTLKMESARKAWENSQSLPEQGSPSGGGSGVPPPCSVGSSSGVSYSSFGGVSMPPMPVASVAPSMSLQGSHIPPLYLDGHVFPSQPRLVPPTMTQQQTYQQAAAQQIPISLHTSLQAQAQLGLRGGLPVSQSQEMFNSIPPFRSQVYMHPNLSQPSPMVLSGGAPLKGPYSPFPGMQPSDIVKSSSGSHYQPMTGSQQLVYDSQLNQGPSMGSSQLMDSQLIQVTMPLPGSQVRYGSAQQHLILPQSIQLQQGQNHLSVGGPRRMMPPGSQPPVMPGSREVSQMEMKGFQFSEKPNHSPGMPGGSYRPGSASPSGKPSGPVGPLPTHHYPQQGGLVMHMRPPTSGPFPSPIQRPVMQVNKPVIIRSPPYPNPGRDLSHSTPPSASEPPIKGPEDGMKVSHPL; from the exons ATGTCCGATCGTTTGGGGCAAATAACCAAGTCCAAGGATGGGAAAAGCAAGTACTCCTCACTCAGCCTGTTTGACAAGTACAAGGGAAAATCAATAGAAACTCAGAAAAACTCag TTCCGCGACATGGCTTGCAAAGTCTTGGCAAAGTGGCCGCAGCCCGGCGCATGCCCCCGCCCGCTCACCTACCGAGCCTGAAGTCTGAAAACAAAGGAAACGATCCCAACGTGATTATTGTCCCGAAAGACGGCACAGGATGGGCAAACAAGCCGGAACAACCCGATCAAAAGAG TTCTGTTGCATCAATACCTCAGCTGCCGGAGTCGCAGCTGCAGCCGGCTTCACAGAAATCTGTCTCCAATCTTCAGAAGCCTCCCCCAGTAGCCAATCCGGAG AACACAAACACAGGTGGACCAAAGCAATGGGCCCAGCTAAATGGAAAGGCAGTAGAGCAAGATG GTTCAAGGGCCTTAAACCGACTTCAGCCCTTCTCTCACGAGGAATTTCCCACACTGAAGGCCGCTGGAGAACAGGACAAGGCTGGCAAGGAAAGAAGCGGCTACGATCCGTCGTATGGGCCCGGACCAAGCCTCCGCCCACAGA ATGTGACCagctggagggagggaggcggcAGGAACCTCCAGCCCTCATCCCTGACCCTCGGCTCGCCAGTGGAACCTGAGGGCAAAAATACCGCCCCGGGGGAGACGGGAACCCCTCCTGCCGCGTCCCACCCCTCGTCCGCCACCAGCGCCGCCTCATCTAGCGTCGGcgtggcagcggcggcggcggcacagcCGCCGAGCGCGGACCCCAAGGAACCCTCCCTGCGTCCCGCTCAGCCTCTGCGCAGAACAGCGGTGCCGTCAGCCCTGCAGCATCAGCTCCACCACACTTCCAATGCCGTCTACCATGACATGTTGCCCGCTTTT ATGTGCTCCAAAGAGACGCGTGAGAATTCAGGGGCAGACCACGTCTCTGCTACTGTAGCGGCAGCAGCCCGATTCGACAGCAAATCCACTTTTCGACAGACTTACGCTAAACCTGAACTTCTCAA CGGTGACATTCGAAGAGAGAACCGATTTGTCCGCGGGCCGCAGCGACTCTCCTCCCAGCCGATCCGTCGACCCGGCGACCGACCACAAAGACCCGCCATCATTAACCCCGAAGACCTGAAGGATCTGGATGACCTCGACAATGACTGTGAAGATGGATGGGCTG GTCTCCATGAAGAAGTTGATTACAGTGAGAAGCTCAAGTTCAgcgatgatgaagatgaacattCAGCCAGTGATAAAAACAAGATGTG GGCTGAGTGGGACAGGGAGAATCGACGCGACTGCCCGTCGTCACTCAGCTCGAGTGATGGCCCTGAAGAGAATTATTCTTACCAACACCAGGAGGCTCAGAGGAAGACGAACAGCAGATCTCTCTCTGTGGACCCCCAG TCCCAACAGAAGAACCACGGCGAGCCGGCGCTTGACCCAGAAGACCACCAGCGGCAATCACAGCTCCCGGCGAGGGCAAAGTTTGTGTCACCTGAGCTGTCGGAGGCTGTGGAGAGGGCCCGCAGGCGTCGCGAGGAGGAAGAGCGGCGCGCCCGCGAGGAGCGCTTGGCGGCCTGTGCGGAGAAACTCAAAAAGCTGGATGAGAAATTTGGCAAGACTGAAAGGCAAGCCACGAGGACGGAGGACGGCCACAAAGATGGGGAGGGCAAAGAAATGCCCTTGTCTCCCAACAGGGATGCTAATAAAGCCCACCATGACAGCTGCGTGTACAATGCAAAAG ATGAGTGCTCCTCTGACAACTCCCCCAGCCCGAGCTTCCGCGAGGAGCTCATATTCCCTGCTTATCGCAGCTGCGAGGATGACGTCCAGGAGCCCTCTTCTCCTTCTGGAGATTACAGCGGACGCCATGCCGCAAAGCCTGTTCCGCCCCGCTTTCAGAAACCGcccctgcagcagcagcagcagcag GAGCAGGTCTACAAAATACAGCACTGGCAGCAGTCGAGCCATCAAGGTTCATCTGGCTCGAGCCACACACAACGGGGCTACTATCCCCCGCATGTCCTTGGCTTTGATCCCCGCTGGATGATGATGCCACCCTTCATGGACCCCCGCGTAGGCCAAGGAAGATCTCCCGTCGACTACTACCCCAGTACGATCCATTCCTCCG GAATGATGAAACCGCTGATACAACAAGATCGCCTGACCAGTCCCAGTTCTGACGAGGGTCACCCCAACCTGCACCAAGAGCGAAGGACCCCTTCCACTGAGCCGTATCCCGTTTGGAGCCAAGATGGCTACCCCATGCGCAGCTTCACTCCACCTTACCAAAGGCAGCATGAAAACCAGGACAGCAGTCTGCTTGATGACCG AAGTGACAGGGCCTCCTCACAGCAGGACACTTATGAAGACAGGTCCAGCGAGGGCCTGACACACCCACAGGATGACCTGCAACATCACAGTTTCCAGAGTCGAGCCTCGGACCGAGACCACCACGACCAGGGGCTGCTGACCAGCGCTCAGATTCACACCCAGTATCATGCGGAGAACAAATACCCAAAACAAGACTCCAAAGACCGCCATCTGAAGGATGGCGATTCTCACGATGAGAGCTTTGACGGTTCTAAAGACAACTGGAAACGAGACGGAGGGTCCGATTCCAGTATCGGTACCAGCCAGCCGTTAGAGACCACTGGCCGTACTTTGATACGCAGAACTGGTCCAATTAAGAAACCAGTTCTCAAGGCTCTGAAAGTTGAAGACAAGGAGAATGAGAAGCCCAAACCTGAGCCAGAAGAAAAGGCTGTCCCCTACCGTCTGGAGAAGGAGGTCCTGACCAATGTCTATGACTTAAAGAAGGACAGCCAGTCAGTCAGCAATCGGTCCTCTGGGTCACCCGTGGTggagaaacagcctgaagaaAGGCAGCGTCAGTCTCCGGGTCCTGCTAAAGAGGAGCGACCTCCGCTAATTCATCATAGTGATGATTCCCCGAGGAAGAGCGTCTGGGACACCAACGAATTCCAGCCGCCGCGAGATGTTTTGGAAAACGCGGAGCCTCAGGCACCACGTCGTAACAACTGGATCTTCATCGATGAAGAACAGGCCTTCGGTGCAGTCAGGGGATCCGGAAGAGGCCGCAGTCGAGGTTTTAGGGATTTCAATTCTCGGGGCGGAGGCCGCAGCGTCAGAGGCGGAGACAACGTCAGAAGCGGCTACAACAACGGTGTCGCTCACGCCCTGCGTGCAGGGAGAGGTCGAGCCCAACCCAGAGAGCTGAAGCTGGAAGAGTTCCAGAGAGGCAAGCCGCGAAGACGCAACGTGAGCGAGACGCTAAGTGAAACCTCCGAGTATGAGGAGCTGCCCAAGAGACGGCGGCAGAAAGGCTCCGAAAATGGGGAAGTCTACGCCGACTCTGGAGAAAGTCGCAAAGCCGATCGCGAGTCTTGGCGATCCAACAAGGTGTATGCCGAAGACCAGGTCGCTGCCGACGGCAAAGAAAAAACCAAGGCGAGCCGAGGCTTTGGAGGTCGCATGCTGCCTCCCAGGCTGAATACTGGAAACTATACCAGAGGTTACGGCGGCTCCAGGGAGACGTCCACGTGGAGGGGGCGTGGTCCTCAATTTGGTAGCGGCGGTGGTTCCATGCAAGAAAACGGTTACGGTCCTGGCGCCGACGCCGCTTTCTCCCGTAAACTCCCTGCTGAGCGCGAGTCTCTAAAGTACCCCACAAAATTTCCCGCCTCTTTCCTAGAAAACGGCTCGGAGGACCGTGAGGGGGAATACTACTTTGACCCCGATAACCCTGACAGGCCGGTGCTGAGGAGGCGACGGCCCCCGCGTCAAGACAAGCCCCCGCGCTTCCGTCGCCTGCAGCAAGAGCGTGAGCCCGGTTCCAACCAGTGGACCAGTGACGAATACATCAATGGAGACTTAACAAGCCCGTGGCCCGGTCGCCCCAAAGGCAGCGGGGAAGACAAGTGGCCCAACGGCCCCTACGCTGGAGGACGCGGCGGCCAGCACGCTCCGACAGAGGAATGGGACACGGGATCGGACAACAGTGACTTCAGCGATTGGAGGGGGAAGCGCGTGGCTGCCGGCGGCGGCACGCCTACGCAGGCACACGCCGACGTTCTCTCGGACGCGTGCCACGGTGAAGCGGGCGCCATTGAGAAGAGGGAGCTTTCCAAACGAAGCTTCTCCAGCCAGAGGCCGCTGATTGAACGGCAGAACAGGAAAGGAGAgccctcggcgctggagaccagTAAGATGGCTCGTGCACCCGATAACCCGCAGTCTGCTCCCTCAAACAGGAATGACGCCTGGCAGAATGGAGGGACCTCTTGTAAGAG tagGAACCCAGATGAGTCGGGCCCTGCCTATGGCACTGATCAGTCAGATGGGCGGGAGCTGAATGAGTCCTCAGGAAAGAACTTTGACAAGTCAGGTCCCATTAAACCCGATATCGTGGAGCCACTTTCCCAGTATGAGCTCAGTGCCTACCCAA TTGAGGAAGATGCCGGCGGACCGGTTTCTAATCCAGACACTTACCATGACGCGTTGTCCAAAAAACAAAGACGTCCGCAAGCTGACGATAGGCGGAGGAAGGATCAAGGAGTTACC GTGCCAGTGAAGAACAGGTCGGTCGCATCCAAGATACCGCCGCGATTCGCCAAGAAGCAGGGAGCCATGAGCATCGAACAACCAGAAGAGACTCTTTCCTCCAGTAATTTGGGTACAGAAATCTGGGAGACCAACAGCTCTG CTCTTTCAGTACAGTCCTCGGGGGGAGACTCCTGGACAAAGCAGGTGTCTTACACTGGCAGCGAGCCCAACTCTGAG gaCTCTGACGCAGGCCCAGAGCAGAGCAAAGAGCAGCACAAACCGGGGCCCATCGGGAACGAGCGCTCCCTAAAGCACCGCAAGGGCCCCGAGGCAGTGGATCGCCTGGAAGGCGGCCCCATCAACCCGGTCAACGGCGTGGACCTCCATGTGGACGCCGTCCTCCCCGTGCCCCCCATCGAGTTTGGCGTCAGCGCCAAGGACTCTGACTTTAGCCTGCCGCCGGGTTCCAGCCCGGTGCCCGTGTCGAACCCCGTCAACAAGCTTCAAGATCCCCTCGCCGCCAAT ACAATCCCCATGCTCCGATCCAACCACCTGCAACCCGGCATAAACCTCAACCCGCTTTCCTTTCCAAGTACCGACCTCACCCTCAAG ATGGAGTCGGCGCGTAAGGCGTGGGAGAATTCGCAGTCCCTTCCTGAGCAGGGCTCTCCCAGTGGAGGGGGCTCGGGAGTGCCACCACCATGCAGTGTGGGTTCGTCCAGCGGCGTCAGTTACAGCTCTTTTGGAGGCGTCTCCATGCCTCCGATGCCCGTGGCGTCCGTAGCACCATCCATGTCCTTGCAAG GTAGTCATATTCCACCGTTGTATTTGGATGGTCACGTCTTCCCCAGTCAACCTCGCTTGGTCCCACCCACGATGACTCAGCAGCAAACCTACCAACAA GCGGCAGCCCAGCAGATTCCCATCTCGTTGCACACGTCTCTTCAGGCTCAGGCTCAGTTGGGTCTTAGAGGAGGCCTGCCTGTCTCTCAGTCCCAGGAGATGTTCAACTCTATTCCCCCCTTCAG GTCGCAGGTGTACATGCACCCCAACCTGTCGCAGCCCAGCCCCATGGTGCTGTCGGGTGGAGCGCCGCTAAAGGGGCCCTACTCGCCGTTCCCCGGCATGCAGCCATCAGACATCGTCAAGTCCTCGTCGGGCTCGCACTATCAGCCCATGACCGGCAGCCAGCAGCTCGTCTATGACAGTCAGCTGAACCAGGGCCCCAGCATGGGATCGTCACAGCTGATGGACTCTCAACTCATCCAG GTGACGATGCCCTTGCCTGGATCCCAGGTGCGCTACGGCTCCGCCCAGCAACACCTCATCCTCCCTCAGTCCATCCAGCTACAGCAAGGCCAGAATCATCTCTCGGTGGGAGGGCCACGCCGAATGATGCCACCTGGCTCGCAACCGCCTGTCATGCCGGGTAGcagagaggt CTCACAGATGGAAATGAAAGGTTTCCAATTTTCAGAGAAGCCAAATCATTCACCAGGCATGCCTGGAGGCTCCTACAG GCCTGGTTCCGCTAGCCCGAGTGGAAAACCTTCTGGCCCAGTTGGACCATTGCCCACCCATCATTATCCACAACAG GGCGGCTTGGTGATGCACATGCGTCCCCCCACCAGCGGCCCCTTCCCCAGCCCCATCCAGAGACCAGTCATGCAGGTCAACAAACCGGTCATCATCCGCTCCCCCCCTTACCCCAATCCTGGCCGAGATCTCTCCCACTCCACCCCTCCCTCGGCCTCCGAGCCCCCCATCAAGGGGCCCGAGGATGGCATGAAGGTGAGCCACCCACTGTAA